Genomic window (Motilibacter rhizosphaerae):
ACGGACGTCCTCCTCGATGCGTGGGACACCAAGCCCAACACCGCATCAGGGGGACGTTCCTACGTCTACCCCTGACCCGTACACCGAGTTACTAGCGGGTCGTTGTGCGCGGGTCGTACCCATGCGTCCGCGGCCTAGCAGCTTCGGTCGCGCTGCAGAGAGATGCCATCAATGGCGGCCCGCTGTGGGGGGCCCGACAGAACCTTCCTGTCGTGCTGATCGTCTGGATGGTGTGAGGGAGTCAGCAGAGAGCCACGACGCGGAGTTTGTGGCGTTCGTGGAGGCGGCGTCGCGGCGTCTGCTCTACGTGGCGACTCTGCTCACGGGCGACCAGGGCCAAGCCGAGGACCTGGTGCAGACCAGCCTCATCGGTGCCTATCGGCGCTGGGACGCGATCCGCGCGGATGACCCGTTCTCTTACGTCCGGCGCTCGATCGTCAACGCCCACGCCTCCTGGTGGCGCCGTCTGCTCCTCGAGCGGCGGCACTCGCCGCAGCCGCAAGCCGAGGTGCCAGATCCCTCGGTGGTCGTTGACCAGCGAGCGGAGCTCCGCTCGTGGCTGCTGACCCTGACTGACCGCGAGCGGGCGGTCGTGGTCCTGCGCTACCTCGAGGACCTCAGCGAGGCGCAGACCGCGCTGGAGCTCGGTATCGCCCTCGGCACCGTCAAGAGCACCGCGGCGCGCGCGCTGAGCAAGCTGCGCGTCACTGCCACGGCCAACCAGGAACCAGAGGTGACTCGTGGACAACCACGCGCCTGATCTCCTCTCCGTGCTTCGGGAGACAGACCCCACCGTCACGGCCCTGTCCGGGGCGGCCGTGCTTCAGGCAGCCCAGCACAACGCTCGCCGCCGCCGCGCCGGCCAGGCGCTGCTCGCCGCAGCGGCCGGCGGCGCGATCGTCACCGGTGCGGCCTTGGCGAGCCAGCCCGGGGGGACGACAGCGCCCGGGCCTGCCGCGGCCTCGAGAGCCCCCGCCGCGCCCGCCCCGTCTGCTGGCGACCCGTCGTTCCCCCCGGTCCTGCAGTCACGGAGCTACCCCGCCGAGGGGCCGAGCGCTGCTGAGCGCGCGGCCGCGCGTCAGCTGGACGCCACCTGGCGACAAGCGCGGGTGAAGTTCCAGGTCGTCGACGAGCAGA
Coding sequences:
- a CDS encoding SigE family RNA polymerase sigma factor is translated as MRESAESHDAEFVAFVEAASRRLLYVATLLTGDQGQAEDLVQTSLIGAYRRWDAIRADDPFSYVRRSIVNAHASWWRRLLLERRHSPQPQAEVPDPSVVVDQRAELRSWLLTLTDRERAVVVLRYLEDLSEAQTALELGIALGTVKSTAARALSKLRVTATANQEPEVTRGQPRA